One genomic region from Planctomycetota bacterium encodes:
- the thiD gene encoding bifunctional hydroxymethylpyrimidine kinase/phosphomethylpyrimidine kinase: MPAPPVALTIAGSDPSGGAGLQADLKTFHRHGAYGMSVVTLVTVQNTRSVSAVEILAPALVVAQLDAVLTDIPPAAAKTGALGSAVVIAAVAARLRGTAFPLVVDPVMVSKHGAALITDDAVRTLVGDLLPRATLVTPNLAEAERLAGFPVADVAEMQRAARAIAALGPPHVLVKGGHLDGAAVDLLWSEGRVTTFSSPRIDTRHTHGTGCTLSAAITARLAAGEPVAAAVAGACRFIRAAIASAPGLGGGCGPVDHFADPG; the protein is encoded by the coding sequence ATGCCCGCTCCTCCCGTCGCCCTCACGATCGCCGGCTCCGACCCCTCCGGCGGGGCCGGCCTTCAGGCCGACCTGAAGACGTTTCACCGGCACGGCGCCTACGGCATGAGCGTGGTCACGCTCGTCACCGTTCAGAACACGCGGAGCGTGTCGGCCGTCGAGATCCTCGCGCCCGCCCTCGTCGTCGCCCAGCTCGACGCCGTCCTCACCGATATCCCCCCGGCCGCCGCCAAGACCGGCGCCCTCGGCAGCGCCGTCGTGATCGCCGCCGTCGCGGCGCGCCTCCGCGGGACGGCGTTTCCGCTCGTCGTCGATCCGGTGATGGTCAGCAAGCACGGCGCGGCGTTGATCACCGACGACGCGGTGCGCACGCTCGTGGGCGACCTCCTTCCACGCGCCACGCTCGTCACGCCGAATCTCGCCGAGGCCGAGCGGCTCGCCGGGTTTCCCGTCGCCGACGTCGCGGAGATGCAGCGCGCCGCGCGGGCGATCGCCGCCCTCGGCCCCCCCCACGTACTCGTCAAAGGTGGCCACCTCGACGGCGCGGCGGTCGATCTGCTCTGGTCGGAGGGGCGCGTGACGACTTTTTCTTCACCCCGGATCGACACCCGCCACACCCACGGCACGGGTTGCACCCTCTCCGCCGCGATCACGGCGCGGCTGGCCGCAGGCGAGCCTGTCGCCGCGGCGGTGGCCGGTGCCTGCCGGTTCATCCGTGCGGCGATCGCCAGTGCCCCCGGCCTCGGCGGCGGCTGCGGCCCCGTCGATCACTTCGCCGATCCGGGCTGA